Below is a genomic region from Seriola aureovittata isolate HTS-2021-v1 ecotype China chromosome 23, ASM2101889v1, whole genome shotgun sequence.
GTGgttatttaaaatgatgtgtttcAAATGAATTCTCTATCACAAAGCAGTGACATTTTGCCTTAAGCACTGCTACATGACAGTAACAGATTTCATGTATTAATGACTGGCCGAAAGCAAAGCAGAATGACTGAGAACACAATTATCTGACATGTAGTGAGGAGGAAATATTAGGTCAGGTTTGCTGGAAATTGTCATGAGATTAAACCTTAACATGGGCCTAACTAGTGTGCTATACAGCAGGTGTCTGTAAACGAGCCCAGCATTAATTACCTCCACaaattttatatgtattttaacaTGAGCAGTATCTGCTGATCTCATCCAGTCTAAATCAGTGCAAACTGGCTTCATATCTGCTATTGTGCACTAAAAACCTAGTTATTGTACAGCCTCGCCTGCTCCATCATTCATACAACTGATAACACTGACAGGCGTTACGGGCTTGGCTCTATAGCCTTGCTGTGTTGTTAGCTAACCTCAGCGGGCTAACCTGATTTAATTCACTCGCCGTCATATACAGATTAAATAATACAACGTACGTAGCGTCAGTcattatttaatcatttcaaaatgaaaatatacctACTTTTATTATCTGTCCTATTCAGCGCACGTATCAGTGGAGCCACTTCCTCATCCGAGCCTCTGTGGGCTGGACAGGACCAGTGTTTTGTTACCTgcaatgaaaaaacacatttccggTTGATTTATTCTTACAAATAAAACCATTTTCAATGGGACGATAGCttagcaaaaaataaatgaaaaataaaaaataaaaattttacataaatataGACTAAAGTATGTGCTACATAGGTACTACATACGAGTACATACATATTATCAAGTTTGATCCACTCATATTATCATCCAGCATTTATCTATCTAGCATTTATCTGTCTATACATTATCTGACATCTATCTGTTCATGAGGGTTCATGTAATAGGCCTAGTTCGTTGTGGACTGCCATATGATTATTTAAGgtccacaaagaaacacaatgtTTTAATACAGGTGATTGCTCCAGATGACCATTGCCTTTAGAATATAAAAATAGTGACCTCTTTTGGTAGGACATTATGGATGCAGAGATTCTTGTTTGTTATCACTGTACTCGTTTtttcacaaacatattttaggcttttattttattgtcaacaTTCCCAGTTTCCTGTTGTATTCTGCCTGTTTGTGGTAGCTTCATGCAGTGGTTGTGGACAGGTGGGCGGTGGACCCGCTTGGAACGCAGTGCACCACCGCCATCTGACAACCGTCTACTGCCGCCCTGTGGGGAAAAATTGTAAATACAGGCGTCGGCAGTCTGTTTCGTTCCCTTCTGTGATTTTTTGTAATTCTAAATGTATTTCTGAATACACATTCTCGATTGTAATGATTTGAACTTACCACTGCCCATATTTGATTTTAACGTCATGAACAACTATATAATTTGAATGGTGAGGTTAATGATGTGAGTGACGTATTTCAACTTCCGCTAGCATTAGCGGCCGGTGTTTGTTGACAGCAACGCCGCTTAGCATTACACCACTGCGGTAGTTTCGTTGTGTTGACGGGGGGCAATGGCATCATCTAACTCATACAAACTCAGGTGCTCCATCCCGGGCCATGAAATGGACGTTAGAGGactaacagctgctgtttttccagAGGGAGCTTTCGTGTCTGTCTCAAGAGATCGAACCGGAAGAGTCTGGGTACCAAACTCAAGGTAGCTAGCATTAGCCTGCTACTGGTTCACTGATTGTGTTGTGTTACGATTTATGCTAGTTTATAAGAAACCCTGTGCTCACGAAAAGTGTTCTGATTAAGAAAAGTAGCGAACCAAATAACAAACCTCACTGAAGTTATTTACTGTTTATAAAATCGTGTTAACATTGGTAGCTAAGTTAGCTAGTAAGCACATTGCTAACGTGTACTTAAATTAGCTTTGTCATTCATTCAGCTGTAACTCAGTTTACACAGCGCAGATGTTGAGTAACTGCTAAAGTTCACCAGATGTACAGTGGTTTATGTATTTTGTCTGGCATATAGTTACTGAGCCTTCTTACAATTATCAACCAGACAACAGTGTTGCACTTTTCCGACACAAGTAACTCTGCTCACTTAAGATGTCTTTGCTCTCTGTCCCCTCGACAGCCCAGACAAAGGCTTCACAGAGATGCACTGTATGTCTGGCCACTCTAATTTTGTATCCTGTGTGTGCATCATTGCACCCAGTGAAACATATCCCCGAGGACTTATTGCCACAGGTGGGAATGATaataacatttgtgttttcacactggACCAACCACAGCCGCTATTGACTCTCAAGGGTCATAAAAATACAGGTAAGCTGTGGTCTACAATACACTCTGAGGACATAAACACACCTATAAGCATCTTAATTGCTCTTAACATCACATCATGCATGTAAACAGTTTGAACAGTTTTCTAACTTTTAATCCTCGCAGTTTGTAGTCTGTCATCTGGCAAGTTTGGGACACTTTTGAGCGGCTCCTGGGACACTACAGCCAAAGTCTGGCTGAATGAGAAATGCATGATGACTTTGCAGGTATGTTGATATATCTGTGATGGTAAATCTTACCCTGATCTTCCGCTAGTAGAGTTTTTCCATAAGACGCAGTTAATTGGGCTTTCTTTGGCACAGACTGTAGTTGACATTTGTACTTTCACGATAATTGATGCCTTTTTCATCTATGCAACTGTAATAAGCAAATACATGATTAGGGAGTGTGACAGAGCATATTGGCTGCTTTTTAATTTCGCTACAGGGCCACTCTGCGGCAGTGTGGGCAGTGGTTATACTACCTGAACAAGGCCTCATGCTGTCCGGATCAGCAGATAAGACCATAAAGCTTTGGAAAGCTGGCCGATGTGAGACAACATTTACAGGTGAGTGTTTTCATTTGGTTAACATGAGTAAAtatcattttttgtctttggtttctggttagatctgtgtgtgttcaaaatTGTGACTGACTTTTGATAGGTAAAATTGCTTAGAGTTTTTCAGGTTAACTTTTTAAGTAAGTAATCGTGTCAACTTTGCCTCTGTTTGCATATCTGGTTATTGTAAGCACTGCACCctcaaacattttaattgatttaagCCAACAAACCTTGTGGAGTATGATAGGAAACAACAGTTATGTcagagcaaaaaaaattaaaatgataaatcacaTCATTCTTTGGTAATAACTGGACATTATGTTAGCAAATCAGGTTAACTAGGTCAATTAGGTTCATCAGGTTAacacagtctttttttctcttccacttTAGGTCATGAGGACTGTGTGAGGGGACTAGCAGTGATCAGCAACACTGAGTTCTTCTCCTGCAGCAATGACACCAGTATCAGAAGGTGGCTGGTGTCAGGCGAATGTGTGCAGGTCTACTACAGCCACACCAACTACATCTACAGCTTAGCTGTCTTCCCAAATTGCGAAGGTGTgttcattttatattaatagtTAAAGGCTTATGAAAGATCCAAATGACAGACTTGTAATATGTGTGTAACCAACCACTGGTGCTTGATTATTTATTGAACCAGCATCCATCTGTTTTCCTGCTACTCCTAGCTCACCCTGACCAcagactgatgtttttttcattagatTTTGTAAGcacaggagaggacaggactTTGAGGATATGGAGGAAGGGAGAGTGTGCTCAGACCATCCGCCTGCCTGCCCAGTCTGTCTGGTGCTGCTGTATTCTACCTAATGGAGATATAGCCGTTGGAGCCAGGTAACAAAAATGCATTTGGCATGCTTAGCCCATAATCATTTAGCTGATCATGTCCATTTTCCATTTGTCACagcataaatatttaaacaccTTTTTCTATTACGACTGATATCAAATAGTTTTATGTTACAGCACATAACATGGTGTAGATTCTCAGGGGAACATTGGTATTGGAAGTAGTTTTATGGCTAACTTTGGATGCTGACCGTCTGCCCACAGTGATGGCATTATCCGTGTTTTTACGGAAGCTGAGGACCGCATGGCCAGTGCAGAGGACCTACAGGCCTTTGAGGATGAGCTGTCCAAAACCACCATTGACCCAAAGACAGGCGACCTTGGAGACATCAAAATGGAGGATCTTCCTGGAAGGGAACACCTTAACGAGCCTGGTAAGAAAATAGACATATAAAGATATGTGAAAATTTGCTGTGTCTGCTGTTACTGGTTCACACCCCTTTCTGTTTTATGATAAAGAGAAAGTAGCGTTTCTCCATCACGATGGTTTTGTTTGATTACTTCCTCCAGGAAATCGTGACGGACAGACACGGCTGATTAAAGATGGACAGAAGGTGGAGGCATATCAGTGGAGTGTCAGTGATGGCCGCTGGGTAAAGATCGGAGATGTGGTCGGAGGCTCAAATCAACAGACTTCAAAGAGTGTGATGTACGAAGGAAAGGTAAGGCCACAAGCTTAGTGATGAGGGAAGGAACACTGCACAAGAGCAGTCATAAATGACTCCCGATCTCCCCTCAGGAATACGACTATGTCTTCACCATTGACGTGAATGAGGGCGGGCCATCCATGAAGCTGCCTTACAACGTGTCAGAGGACCCCTGGCTGACAGCGCACAACTTCCTGCAGAAGAATGACCTCAGCCCCATGTTCCTCGACCAGGTTGCCAATTTTATCATAGAGAACACCAAAGGTCATGTGGTGGGACCAGCCCAGCCAGCTGGTGGTGATCCATTCACTGGTGAGGCAAAGACATAGTTACCTGGGCTTGTTTTTCTACTTGTGTCTTGTGCTTTCTATACTGCACAttctttatattttcctttcaGTATTTAAAGGTTATTGGACTAAATTATTCACaagatttttttgcctctttatCTGACAGGAGGAGCTCGGTATATCCCTGGGTCTTCTGATGATAGGCCAGGCTTTGGAGCTGATCCGTTCACAGGTAATATCTTTACAAAAAGGTTTTCCACAATCTTTACATCAGCAGAGAGGTTATattcacagctgtgttttttattacaCAGGCTCTGGTCGCTACATCCCGGGGTCTGGCCCGAACACAAGTGCTCCTGTAGGCGTGGCGGATCCCTTCACAGGTGGGTTACACACTGAAGGAACCAATGAATTTTGCACAACGAAAGACACCACGAACAGGTGACCCAACAGAAAAGACCAATGTCAGTTGCGTGTCTCCTATCTGAGGCACAAGGCAGTTGTGATATGTTTTCAGTTCTTTAATGGTGAGTGTTCGACTCATTGGATCACATTCCTCTCTACCTGGCAGGTGGAGGTGCCTACTCTTCAGCAGCCCTCAGACAGACGGCAACCAACATCTACTTCCCCAAGACTGATGGTGTAACTTTTGAGCAAGCCAACTCCACACAAATCATTGGTAAGCCATTTATAGGCTGATGATGCACAACTGAAATCTACATAGAGCCATGCTGATTGAGTTGTAATGTAGAGTATCACCAAATCCATTTGTTGACCAAattgttatgtatttttattttaccagcCAAGACAATAGAAacgttttcatttgaaatcatgACGCATTCAAAAACACTTCACACTTATGAAGCATGTCCATGTAGATTCTTCTCAGTCAAAATGAAGCATCTAAATTTCCACTGGACATATAGATTTAAAGATGTGTTGTGCCACCTGACATAAGAACTATATCAGGACAGAATGACAGAACATCTttaataactttattaatcAGTTTGGAGATCGTGGAGCCCTGCAAACCTTTTTCCCAGTTTTTACCATCAGTGATGGGTTCctacattaatatattttttctgcCAAAGTTGGAGCAGTGTAAGCTATGTCACATTGaagatttttgtttctttgtgctcTAGTCGCTGGTTTGCACCAGTCAGGATTCATAGTATTTGGCCATCATATCTGATCCCACAACACCACAttcctgatgaagcagattaacTTTTTGAAAATGGATTTTAACTTTCCGAGGCTTTAAAAGTTGTGTTGATGAGGATATTGTAACTAAACACCTTTGACTTGGTTCATTAAAGTTTCCTACCTGTGTCAGGGTAAGTGATTTGTTCTTTTCTCACCAGCCAAGCTGAAGGAGCTTAATGAAGGTGCCCCTCAGGAGCACAAGCTTTCTGGGGAAATTCTGGAAAGCCTTGAAGGGCtgctggtgtctgtctgtgggcCAAACTCCTCTGAACATCCTCCAAACATCCAACAGATCAACCTACTCTGGAAGGCCTCCCACTGGCCTGAAGGTACAGCAACAGCTTTCTACCCCAATTtatgatttattctttttctgttcataGTTCATTGCTTTTAAGTTTCCTACAAAGTTATGAACAATGTTCTCTAGTAAATTACTGTTCACTAACCATAGTACCCTTTGCTTTCCCTGGATTGTAGACATAGTGTTTCCTGTCCTGGACATTATGAGGCTGGCAGTGCGCCACCCGCAGGTTAACGAGAGCCTCtgtggagaggcagagggagtcCAGCTGTGCAACCACCTGTTGAGCCTGATGAGGCCTGAGGGGCGTCCTGCCAATCAGATGTTGGCACTGCGGACTCTGTGTAACTGCTTTAGTGGCAGGCATGGCCGAGCCCTCCTCATGGCCCAGCGTGAAACGGTGCTGTCGCGTGCTGCTGACCTGGCCACCGTCTGCAATAAGAACATCCACATTGCCCTGGCCACTCTGGTGCTTAACTACGCTGGCTGCCTACACAGCCAACCCGATCTTGAGGCCAAGGcccagtgtctctctgtggccAGTAGAGCTCTGGAGACGGTACAAGACAAGGAGGCTGTGTTTAGGCTGCTGGTGGCCTTGGGAACCACTGTGGCCTCAGACCAAACAGCCCAGGACCTGGCTCGCTCTTTGGGGGTCAACTCTCAGATTTCCAAGTATTCATCAGTGTCTGATCCATCTAAGGTGGGCGAGTGTTGCCAGCTGGTTTTAAAAGAACTACAATGATGcaaatgaatagaaaaaaaggGCACTTCTTTCATACTATTACTCTGTTCTGCTTAATCAGTTGTGGTGGAGACCTAAATAATTGTATGCTCTGcaataaaaaaggacaaatgaAATCTGCAtagtctgtgtttttattaatgcaACTCCATTCCAAAGTCCCTTTATGAATTTGTCAGGTATATGTAGGGTTAATGCTGTAACAATGATGCAtaaatgtgaatgaaatgttaaaagcaCATTATGTAGGGATAAATCTATGTCAAACCATTAACAAGTTTTATTATATAGCCAACTTTGTACCTACACAAGGTTGGCTGTCATGAGTCCTTGCATAAGAATTATACTAACAAGTAATATTTAGCATACAAGGCATATCACATATAAAACAACACCAAATATTAGAGGTAATTACCCGAAGTTCATAGCGTTATGACATTAGACATGGGGTTACAGTCATTGCTGTTACATTACCTTAGCGGAAGTACTTGTTAATAACATCCGGGTAACTTTGGAAAAAATTGGCGGTTTGTTTTTCGAGCTGTAGTGTTTCCTTGTTCCCGATAAGAATTATCTTtgaaatttattttaacaaatgttaCCTCAGTCGTTACTACAAATGGGCAGAGCCTTATAACACTAGTAACTGCTCCATGGCAGTATTTAATTTGACATTGGGTTGTTAAGTGTATGCTGACAAATTCAAAGTTCGAAAGCTAAGTTGGCTAACGCTACCAGTAAACTTTTTGGCTAGCAGCaaagctagctggctagctgtTTAATATTAGCCAGGCTGGCTTTTTGAATCAGCACCGGACACTCGCATAGCTTCTACCTATCTCGGAATAATGGCGAACCCGGtatttttgcagaaaaataatggaaaatatcTGTGGTTTTCTCTTCTCGGACTCGGATTTCGAACAGACACAGCAATGTCGTCTATCGCCGGCAAAACCAACATTAACGTTAAACACATCAACCTGGGACCGTGagtctgttttcattgttaacGTTAACAGATTTAGACCAACAGATATTAGCCACTTTATCAAGGCTTGTGCTGTTACTGTTAATGTACTATTACTTTCactttaaatgacattaaagtAATCATTCACTATATCTTCTGCCATGATTCTAAATGTTATGTAATTGCCAACAGGAGTATGTTTGATAGACCAAACAAAGATGCTTTCTACATAGTAACCCATTTCCTGTTGGAGAAACTCAATCCCACACGATATCATGAAGCATACAGGTAAATTTAGACTTAAGCATTTATTGCCACCTCTATAGAAACGTGTGTAAAATTcactgtcataaaaatgaagcctttgtttttgtttaggcATTGCTGGCCTGTTTTAAACCATAAAGCAGATGCCGAGTTCCGCAAAGTTACCTGCGCTTGGCTGCGAGAAATAATGGTAAGAATTTGAGACTGTTTCACTATTCTTTTCAAAGTGCATTTCCCAGATTATGTACTTCAgttatctttttaaaaatgggtAATTGTGTCCAACTCCTCTTAATTTGCTGATTCATTCCTTTTGGCTTTCCTTTCATCCTTATCAGCTCCTCAGTCTCCCATTCTCCGCACATGCTTACCATAAAGATTTGTATTTATACAACATAAAAGTGACAAATCTGCATCCAAGTAAATAGCAATGTCCTTCGTTTGAATCTGGTGGGATCCTTTAGTTGCACATCACCCCTTTCTCTCCACACATTTCCAGTCTGCTATACTAAATAACTTATTGACAGTcatgtttttaactgtgtgtaGGATGAATCTGCAAATGCGGGATCCAAAGTGGTTGCTTCCTTGTTCCTCTCCCCTGGAGGCCCCAAGTTTATCAGCTTGATGCTTAATTTGGCCAATCATGTCATGCTGCAAGAAATGAAGACATTCACCACAGGTCAGTCTAGATAAGAAATCTCTTGTTTCTTTGCTACCAGCAGAAAAGTATTCACAATCTGGTCGCAATACTAAAGTGTAGAATGGCTCCGCAAAGGCCAGACTTTCTTTCATCCCATTTAATTGAATTTGTCATGGAGTTGGGATGCAAAAGATGAGAAATGAATCCTGAATATTATCGTTGTCAGATGACAGCTGGGTGCCTGAGGCTGCAGCGATGCCCGCTTCTTCTGTGGACATGGCAGTGAAAAGACTCAACCTGATCAGTAAAAGGTTTTTGAAAACTGCAGTGGATCAAGATCGTTTTCTCCAGGAGTACCAGAGACAAGCCCAGTAAGTTCAGGGCAGTCCAGTTGGACAGAGCTGGTTGTTGTTTATTATAATAGTTTGCTCCAATAAATTAAGGTAGTTACTTTAAAGGTAACACTTCAATGAGtgcagatgtttttgtcatCCCTTTTTATGCTCTGTTGAGACTACTGAACATGTTGAAAATATGAACACTGTTGAATATTGCTTATTCAATAGTTTCCAGACTTAGTTAACTGTATGGCCTGTTACTTTTAGTATGTGGGCATtgtatttctattatttctatTGCTTGTTATTCTATTCATGTGTGGTTTTGTTGCATGTCTTTTACCTTATTATTTACCTTATAATTATTTTCTACTATTGTAATTAACTTTCCCCAAAGATATTTCACTTTAACCGTAAGTTGTATTAAATACACTACTCTTGATGTTGCATGTGATTGGCTATTTGTTTCAAGCCCCATCTGTTTGTATTGACTAAGTGGTAAACCCAAGGTTAACAAGGCTAATTGGTGACTGCTGGAAGGTGTTTGCAATCAGTGTAATTAAAACCATGTGCCCAAACACCAACATTATGTTCTTGAGGTTTGCATTTTAAGCATGTATTTGCTGTGGAGGAGTTTGTTTTATGGTACTTTGCTTTGCACATGGAAGTTAGATTCCACTACTGTTGGTCATTTCTTGTTtaagatgttttctgttgtttttcctctcttgaAGGCTTCTAGTGAAGTCTGTGAAGGATATTGGAGAAGAGGGTACCAAGTATGACGAGCTTCTCAAGTAtgtatgatttgtttttctctgtccttctgACATATGTTCCTTGGCAGTTTAAACAAAACGGATTATCTACTTTTAGGCGTCATAACAGTGATTCTGCACAGGAGGCAGCTCTTCCAGCTGAGAAGACCAAAAAGGTATCAaatttatttgcaaaaaaaacacttactaTAAAACACAAGACATAATTTGTACTCTCTGTGTGTTAGTCATACATTGTAAGAGCACTGACCACAAGCTTCCTGCTGTTCCAAATTGCTTCATATTATTGCCAGAGGTATGATGGGGAattcaattttaaaatcaaGATGAGTTTTAGAAAGATGTTGTTCTGAGCTGATATATCTGTTGAAAGAATTACAAAAGTACTTTGTTGTCCAAAGGTGCGCTCCTTGTGGTCAGCCATCGATGAAATGCTGTCGACAACCAAAGACGAGCAAAATTCAGTGGAAAGGGTTTTGAAAGGGGATGTAGACCAATACATCCTAGATGGGACCGATCGAGTCCTCAAAATTCCCCAGAGTCTACTGGAGAGAATTGAGCAGCTCCCACATCAGGTGAGAGTGAAGATAATGGTTTAATTCATTCTGTTCACTCGTGTCTGTTAACTTCTATATACAACATATTAGattctttatttgatttttcagTCTATAGTTATGTTTGGATGCACAATATTTTTATCTAACCATCAAATGCTGTCATATCTTCACCTATGTCTAATTTGTCACTGTTTGTGCTGTCACATTGTATTAAtagggaagagaagagaaattcTATCTATTCTATTGTGACGGAAATTCTATCAATGCGTGACATAATCCTATGTATacacaagaaataaaaagataaggTATAAGTAGTGTGGCAACGGGGATACACAACAGCCATTTTCAGGCTAAGCATAGATACACTGCAGTGTGAATCCATAAATCACATTGAGTCTCACAGTAGGCTGTTTTTGTGTATGAATGCCTTCCAGTTGAGCTCAGGGAATGTGTATGAAGTCGGCCAGCTAAAcctcctgtgtgtgttggagctgGCAAACCACACGCTGCAGATCATCAGGGAGGAGCGTTGTCGGCTGTCTCATACCCCAAAGCCCCAGCTCAGTCCTCGGGACCTGCAGGTGAAATGTCAGCAGATGGCCCGTGTGCTGCAGGACCTCCAACTCATCAGGTATACATTAACCCACACTCATTTGATAgagaatacttttttttttaaggttagaGCTATTTGTGGTTTGGAAACTTTGTTGGTAAATGGAACATTGGTTATCATGGGGAAGAATTACCTCAAGAATGTCTGCTGATTTAAAGTTTATCTTGAGTATCAGTGTATTCCCCtacttttttccctcctcagacAGAAGATTTCCAAGGAAGAAATTCCTAAGGTCAGAAGTACCATCGGAGAGTTGGAGGCTGAGTGGGACAGGCAGTGGATAGATACCCTCAAAGTCACACCCCTAGTCTCTTTTCTGAATGAAGATCCTGTGAGTGGTCCTTGGAACTGCTTCAATCCTTGGAACTAGTTGCTTTAGGCAAAGTACATAGTACAAATGTGAGGCTGCTGAATTAGCATGCTTTATATAGGGACAGATGCTGTGTCTGTTGGTGGAGGTCATAAGCCTCACGACATtaccaaaatgttttcactgtgtagTTGcaaagattgattttttttttttttttttctcctcctttttttaaatatatatatatatatatatatatatatatatatataaataaaaaatctttttaggCTCTTGGCTTCCTCTCACCAATGGCTCCAC
It encodes:
- the plaa gene encoding phospholipase A-2-activating protein yields the protein MASSNSYKLRCSIPGHEMDVRGLTAAVFPEGAFVSVSRDRTGRVWVPNSSPDKGFTEMHCMSGHSNFVSCVCIIAPSETYPRGLIATGGNDNNICVFTLDQPQPLLTLKGHKNTVCSLSSGKFGTLLSGSWDTTAKVWLNEKCMMTLQGHSAAVWAVVILPEQGLMLSGSADKTIKLWKAGRCETTFTGHEDCVRGLAVISNTEFFSCSNDTSIRRWLVSGECVQVYYSHTNYIYSLAVFPNCEDFVSTGEDRTLRIWRKGECAQTIRLPAQSVWCCCILPNGDIAVGASDGIIRVFTEAEDRMASAEDLQAFEDELSKTTIDPKTGDLGDIKMEDLPGREHLNEPGNRDGQTRLIKDGQKVEAYQWSVSDGRWVKIGDVVGGSNQQTSKSVMYEGKEYDYVFTIDVNEGGPSMKLPYNVSEDPWLTAHNFLQKNDLSPMFLDQVANFIIENTKGHVVGPAQPAGGDPFTGGARYIPGSSDDRPGFGADPFTGSGRYIPGSGPNTSAPVGVADPFTGGGAYSSAALRQTATNIYFPKTDGVTFEQANSTQIIAKLKELNEGAPQEHKLSGEILESLEGLLVSVCGPNSSEHPPNIQQINLLWKASHWPEDIVFPVLDIMRLAVRHPQVNESLCGEAEGVQLCNHLLSLMRPEGRPANQMLALRTLCNCFSGRHGRALLMAQRETVLSRAADLATVCNKNIHIALATLVLNYAGCLHSQPDLEAKAQCLSVASRALETVQDKEAVFRLLVALGTTVASDQTAQDLARSLGVNSQISKYSSVSDPSKVGECCQLVLKELQ
- the haus6 gene encoding HAUS augmin-like complex subunit 6 isoform X1, which produces MANPVFLQKNNGKYLWFSLLGLGFRTDTAMSSIAGKTNINVKHINLGPSMFDRPNKDAFYIVTHFLLEKLNPTRYHEAYRHCWPVLNHKADAEFRKVTCAWLREIMDESANAGSKVVASLFLSPGGPKFISLMLNLANHVMLQEMKTFTTDDSWVPEAAAMPASSVDMAVKRLNLISKRFLKTAVDQDRFLQEYQRQAQLLVKSVKDIGEEGTKYDELLKRHNSDSAQEAALPAEKTKKVRSLWSAIDEMLSTTKDEQNSVERVLKGDVDQYILDGTDRVLKIPQSLLERIEQLPHQLSSGNVYEVGQLNLLCVLELANHTLQIIREERCRLSHTPKPQLSPRDLQVKCQQMARVLQDLQLIRQKISKEEIPKVRSTIGELEAEWDRQWIDTLKVTPLVSFLNEDPALGFLSPMAPLSFEPAVGANYRSSVFSQYPAKLLEEKLKESESHKGVNPSNSNLKSSSCPAAAERTQSPAVTTEASSRANTSLDWLFDTPPSPPLRATPVPPPGASVKKISVQPKVAPMRTKTQILDMECDNLADQFADAVTTEGMVKGVDLEGLLSTLHGDPFSTRKQLPRTPESLIMDVKSSWRRAMEEDKAEKIRRSAKFNDSIKGRLASPENPHDVLLSSDVPSQSVSCSITSPVTNHSSPPVCQQRVLLKSSLLWDTFNTEALDSPSGTDSSAVQFSLDQETLPEMPSCDSLLSLDDEAVDIKSEEEDELLIPSLKTEVKHSPLTMAFHRGLIQKACDDGSFIKSRKRTPECLGSGHMVSGLDRDWLMEPAKSVEASDKVFSLDLDTLETPSPPNKQEYSLPTLITFSPIDDMKC
- the haus6 gene encoding HAUS augmin-like complex subunit 6 isoform X2 → MANPVFLQKNNGKYLWFSLLGLGFRTDTAMSSIAGKTNINVKHINLGPSMFDRPNKDAFYIVTHFLLEKLNPTRYHEAYRHCWPVLNHKADAEFRKVTCAWLREIMDESANAGSKVVASLFLSPGGPKFISLMLNLANHVMLQEMKTFTTDDSWVPEAAAMPASSVDMAVKRLNLISKRFLKTAVDQDRFLQEYQRQAQLLVKSVKDIGEEGTKYDELLKRHNSDSAQEAALPAEKTKKVRSLWSAIDEMLSTTKDEQNSVERVLKGDVDQYILDGTDRVLKIPQSLLERIEQLPHQLSSGNVYEVGQLNLLCVLELANHTLQIIREERCRLSHTPKPQLSPRDLQVKCQQMARVLQDLQLIRQKISKEEIPKVRSTIGELEAEWDRQWIDTLKVTPLVSFLNEDPALGFLSPMAPLSFEPAVGANYRSSVFSQYPAKLLEEKLKESESHKGVNPSNSNLKSSCPAAAERTQSPAVTTEASSRANTSLDWLFDTPPSPPLRATPVPPPGASVKKISVQPKVAPMRTKTQILDMECDNLADQFADAVTTEGMVKGVDLEGLLSTLHGDPFSTRKQLPRTPESLIMDVKSSWRRAMEEDKAEKIRRSAKFNDSIKGRLASPENPHDVLLSSDVPSQSVSCSITSPVTNHSSPPVCQQRVLLKSSLLWDTFNTEALDSPSGTDSSAVQFSLDQETLPEMPSCDSLLSLDDEAVDIKSEEEDELLIPSLKTEVKHSPLTMAFHRGLIQKACDDGSFIKSRKRTPECLGSGHMVSGLDRDWLMEPAKSVEASDKVFSLDLDTLETPSPPNKQEYSLPTLITFSPIDDMKC